One window from the genome of Erwinia sorbitola encodes:
- the rhlB gene encoding ATP-dependent RNA helicase RhlB produces the protein MSKTHLTEQKFSDFALHPQVVEALETKGFHNCTPIQALALPFTLSGRDVAGQAQTGTGKTMAFLTSTFHHLLSHPAPEGRQVNQPRALILAPTRELAVQIHADAEPLAQVTGLKLGLAYGGDGYDKQLKVLESGVDVLIGTTGRLIDYAKQNHVNLGAIQVVVLDEADRMFDLGFIKDIRWLFRRMPAANQRLNMLFSATLSFRVRELAFENMNNAEYVEVEPEQKTGHRIKEELFYPSNEEKMRLLQTLLEEEWPDRAIIFANTKHRCEDVWGHLAADGHRVGLLTGDVAQKKRLRILDDFTKGDVDILVATDVAARGLHIPAVTHVFNYDLPDDCEDYVHRIGRTGRAGANGHSISLACEEYALNLPGIEEYIGHSIPVSRYNSDALMSDLPPPKRLTRNRSGNGPRRGGNNNRRSSAPRNPNRKRSG, from the coding sequence ATGAGCAAAACACACTTAACCGAACAGAAGTTTTCCGACTTCGCCCTGCACCCTCAGGTTGTTGAAGCCCTTGAAACTAAAGGGTTTCATAATTGCACGCCTATCCAGGCGCTGGCATTACCTTTTACGCTCTCCGGGCGTGATGTAGCAGGTCAGGCGCAAACAGGTACCGGCAAAACGATGGCGTTTCTGACGTCAACGTTCCATCATCTTCTTTCTCACCCAGCACCGGAAGGTCGCCAGGTTAACCAACCGCGAGCGCTGATTCTGGCACCAACGCGCGAACTGGCGGTGCAGATTCACGCGGATGCGGAGCCTCTTGCGCAAGTAACCGGACTCAAGCTTGGTCTGGCTTACGGTGGCGATGGCTACGATAAGCAGCTGAAAGTGCTTGAAAGCGGCGTCGATGTTTTAATCGGCACCACTGGCCGTTTAATCGATTACGCTAAACAGAATCATGTGAATTTAGGTGCTATCCAGGTGGTAGTGCTCGACGAAGCTGACCGCATGTTCGACCTCGGCTTCATTAAAGATATTCGCTGGCTGTTCCGTCGCATGCCTGCGGCCAACCAGCGCCTGAATATGCTGTTCTCCGCCACGCTCTCCTTCCGCGTCCGTGAACTGGCGTTTGAGAATATGAACAACGCTGAATACGTTGAAGTCGAACCGGAGCAGAAAACCGGACACCGTATTAAAGAAGAGCTGTTCTACCCTTCCAATGAAGAAAAAATGCGTTTGCTGCAAACGCTGCTGGAAGAAGAGTGGCCCGATCGCGCGATTATTTTCGCCAACACTAAGCACCGCTGTGAAGATGTCTGGGGCCACCTGGCAGCAGATGGTCATCGTGTCGGCTTGCTGACCGGTGATGTGGCACAGAAAAAACGCCTGCGTATCCTGGATGATTTCACCAAGGGTGATGTCGATATCCTGGTTGCTACTGATGTTGCCGCACGTGGCCTGCACATTCCTGCGGTGACTCACGTGTTTAACTATGATTTGCCGGACGATTGCGAAGACTATGTGCACCGAATTGGTCGTACTGGTCGCGCAGGTGCAAACGGTCACTCAATCAGCCTCGCCTGTGAAGAGTACGCACTGAACCTGCCGGGCATCGAAGAGTATATCGGTCACAGCATTCCGGTCAGCCGCTATAACAGCGATGCGCTGATGAGCGATCTGCCGCCGCCAAAACGTTTGACCCGCAACCGTTCTGGTAATGGTCCGCGCCGTGGTGGCAATAATAACCGCCGCAGCAGCGCTCCGC
- the trxA gene encoding thioredoxin TrxA codes for MSDKIVHLTDDSFETDVLKAEGLTLVDFWAEWCGPCKMIAPILDEVAAEYEGKLTIAKLNIDENPATAPKYGIRGIPTLLLFKDGEVAATKVGALSKGQLKEFLNANLG; via the coding sequence ATGAGCGATAAAATTGTTCACCTGACCGATGACAGCTTCGAAACCGACGTCCTTAAAGCAGAAGGTTTGACGCTGGTCGACTTCTGGGCAGAATGGTGTGGCCCTTGCAAAATGATTGCCCCTATTCTTGATGAAGTGGCAGCAGAGTATGAAGGCAAGCTCACTATTGCTAAATTGAACATCGATGAAAATCCAGCAACGGCACCTAAATACGGTATCCGTGGTATCCCAACCCTGCTGTTGTTCAAGGATGGCGAAGTGGCTGCGACTAAAGTCGGCGCACTGTCTAAAGGCCAGCTCAAAGAGTTCCTGAATGCGAACCTTGGCTAA